GACATTAAAAACTTGCGTACTTTTTTCTTTTCTCTCACGTTTTGTCTTCAAGCATATAATAACTTGCCACAATATTGTAGCTACTTTACATTTCACGTTTAATCAATGATAATTTAACAATAGTAGGTTGAGGAACAGTAATAGCAGGAACAATAATACTCGAATCGTATATTATTTGGTATTTTTTAATTAACATAGGTATCCTACCCGCTTTGAAAATCGACTAATCACAGGGTGGTCACAGCTTTGAGGATAGTCCGGAGTCGTTGCGGATGAACCTCCGTGATCACAAAGGAGTATATTTTTTTCTACCAAGACAAATCTCAACCATGACATACTTTCTAATAATGAGTAAGCGCCACATTACTAGCGTCATATCAACACTTGCTCACCAGGACAATCCTATTAATTTGTAAGGACACTGTTCAATAATTCTTTTTCGGATGAAGGTGAGTGGCAAAGTCTGGTTCAACTATTCCGATGGATAACATAGCTTCATCAGTCGTGCTCTTGTGAAGCACTCTCTTGATTCCAGATGGACAAAGTTTACAAATTTCTTAGAAGAAGAAAGAAGAGCATTCCTGAGCAATCTTCAGAAGAGAATAAACAAAACAAGAAAGAGGGACATCTCAGCGGAAGGAGGAGGACCTGCAATGGCCTCCCGATCAGTATATCCGAGTTCGACATGGAACTTGACTGATTATATTCTTCTTTGATGGCTCGTGTAGTGATTTTGGACCTCGTACAAGGATATTGAGTAGGAAAGGAGCTTTTCAAAGAGACTCTTTTGTATATaaaagtttttaatatatataagattaatagggATGAACAGATTTCCCGATTTCCCGAAACCGGTACCGGTACCGAAAATCGGTACCGGGATTCGGTATCGGTTCCGGTCCTTGATTTTAAGTTAATTCGGTATCGGTATTTTTCGATACGGTACCATTCGGTATTGGTCTAATTCGGTATCGGTATTTTTCGGTACGATACCGAAAAAATCGAAAAAAACGTATTTAAACCGTATTAAATACATGTAAAAATCGAAAAAAATGTAAATTCGGGACAAACGGTATAATGCCGAAAATTACCGGTACCGAACCGGTACCGGTATTGGAAAAATGGTACGGTACCGGTATTCGAAATTGGGTAAATTCGGTACCGGTACTTTTCAGTTCTGGTACGGTATGGTACCGGTTCCGTACCGTGCTCATTCCTATATAAGAATACGTTCACTAATACTGAAAATGTAACAAAAAAAATAGCATCAATCAAAACCACGGTTACAAaaaacgtaatatttttaaaaccttgtaAATAAACTACCAATAATATATATTGTTGGATTATATCTGTGACCCCTTTAGATGTTGGGCCTTGTACAATTGCACACTTTGCACGCTCCAATATCCGGCCATGTCCTTACCTACACTAACCCATGACTAATCACTCTCATCCATGACATACTCTcaaccatgacatactttgaaCCCGCTTTATATCAACGTAAACGTATAAAAGGTAATTGTACAAGTTTTTTATTCAGTACATTGCATCACATCCACCCTCATTTGTGTTTAAACAAGACATAATGCAGCACGGACAAGGGGACAGCGATCAGGGCGATGGCAATGCCATCAAGGCCCTCGTCGTTATGGAGCTGGGCAGCCAAAGCTAACAGCCTGAGTGGCCTAAGATTCAAACTTGGGAACTATAGGTATTTTTACCCTTAGAGACCAAGTCTACCACTAGGTCACGACCCTTGTAAAACACAGAAATGTAAACATAAGCGACAACTTGCTAAAAGGTTTGCCACTATTCAATTTATTAAACGTTGAGATCTAATGTAGATTGGTAGTTGCAGTGGTGATCATGGTAATGATACAATGTCTAaaattggatgaaccaacaaattgTTTCAAAGAAAATCTAATAAGTATTTCGACTGCGACATAGAGATTGGTGCATGCAGCATAGTTACCTTGTTCAACAGAATATAGTTAGCGGTTACAGTGGAATCTACAAAGGCTATGTCTTAGTGAAATCCATGGATGTTTTAATTCTATATGAAGAATGCAAATTTGTTGATTGAAGGGCAGAGGATGAattcaaagaagaagaagaacatgtgtCTAGAATAATACATACACATAAAACAAGCTAAGAATTACAATCTTAGCATTTCAGAATTTATATTGTGCTTaaaatattagtattttgattaatgTTTCATGTAACCGTATTCAATAAGTTTTCTCATTGAAAAGTTACTTTGTAATTTATGTATAAGACTAGATGAGATACAATTTAGCAAGGTTACAAAACTCTCTATTCGGGAAGTAATCATAGGAACTTTGGAGGGGAGTAAAGTAATTGACAACCGGAGATTAATCGCATTttactttttatacatttaaaataataaatttcaaaattatatgtttaaatatataagAAACTCATAaatataaactttaacataatttcctaaaaacataaacataatcgttcatttgtttaaaaactctaaaactctagttaaaaacatattaaagtttgaccaattttgactttgaccaacAAATCTAATTTTGACGAATTAACCGACGTCGACCGATTAATTTAACGGTTTTCAAAAAATGCCTATTCTTAAAAGGAGTAATTGGGGATCAATCGGGAGTAACGTGAATATTTATATCAGTTTCAATTTAGTTTAACTTGGGTACGTGCACCACTCTCGGTTGACTGAAAAAATCTGAATTGCCCCTGCTGTTACTACCACTTACCCTCAATCACTGTTCCCTAAAGCCTGGTTCATCCTAGAAAAAAAATTCTAGTACGGAGTATTTACTCCGAAAAGTCCAAATTTGAGGATCATGAGGTTATTGCTACTGTTGCATCTAACTCGACCCAGTCCATAATAGCCCATCGAAAGAGTTCTGTTTTGACCTCAACTCGTTTTGACTCATTACCTGATCCGTCCATATTACCAACAAATAATAGAGCATGGAAGACAAACAAGGGTTTGTTTAATTTGTTCGATAATTTCAGTTCCTCTAAAAATTAGAGTCATGACATAAAGATGGGTTGTAAACAGATGGGTTGTAAACAGAAAAGCATAATATGGGTTGACTGAATGTTTATATTCACTTTGCTTTGaacctaataaataaataaataaataaaaatcaaaattaCAGTTAAGAATATGTAACTAAAATAGGTCTTAACAGGTTTAACTTTGCTCAGTCAAGAGAATGTTACTGTCCAGCAATTTTTGCAACTTTCAATTTAGTATAATttcctttcttttcttttaaaataAAAGGTACTTCCAGGCTCTACATTATATGTATGCGTATCTTTGTATACGTTAGGCAAGATTTAATGAATTATGGTTTCATGTAAGTGTTTGTGACTTCATGTAACACCGTTTCATATCAGGTCTGCAcagtttctaaaatataatcagcCAACGGAAGGATTATCAAATGGAGCAGAAACATGAATAAACGTTGCACAGAGAATTCTGAAAACAAGTGACACACTCACCTCGCAGTTAAAATTATCCATACGATCCAAAATCTATGAGCAGTCCACATGGCACTCGCTATTCACCGCATACTGTTGTAGTTCACCCTGTTATCTGCTGCAAGTAAACTACTTTaattttaaaaagaaaacataATGACAATCACAAACCATCACTAGATAGCCCAGTGATTAGGGCTCTGAGTTCCTTGCAAGAAGTTTCAGGTTCGAATCCTGTTTAGGACGAAAATTTAATAGTGAGCAGGGATGGGTTGGAAGTAGCCTAGGCTGGAttacccgaacagggaaaaccttctgtctttaaaaaaaaaaaaaaaagaataatcaCAATCACAGCCATGGGAATAAAATTTATCACTCGCGGGATAAGCATAAACCGATACAAAGAACCATAAATGCTTTTTACATTTACGTACCTCAAATATTGTCTTCGCAAAACTTGATTTCGTTGAGTAAGCATCTCCCCCTTCTCACATAAATATCAGCATCCTAAATCCAAAGCATTTGTTGCTAACTACATATGTCCATTATTACGGTCCGACCCGTTTTGACCTATGATAAAAATGGCCCGTTATCCAACCGGGTCAACTTGCCACCACTACACGTTAACTTCCTTTAGTAGAAGAACCGATGTGTTTGTAATTATCATTAACTCGATGAAGTCCATAAGATCTTTTTATTTTCACCTTTTGGTTCATAAGATGAAGATATCGATATCTCATTCCCATTAACAGATGCCTCTCTGCCAAAAGATCCTTCTTATAAGCTTCCCGTAAAACCACAGTTTGTGTTCTGATCTTATTTGAAACATAAAAGATTCCCGGATGATGCACCAACGCCTTTTTAAACCTCGGTCCGAATCCCAAATAATCCCCTAAAGCCAATAAATTTTCCTTTTCGGTCTTCTTCGATACAAAAAGATGCAGCAGCTCATGTAGCACAGCCACTGTCCATTTTTCTGCTTGATCACTGTTTGGGGATAAGAAAAAAGCATCTTCGTAGGGCGATATATACGGCAAATTCTGCCATTCATGCACCCAGATCCTTACTTTTTTTTCCAAATCAAACCCTTTGGGTAAATTTATTGGAAACTTAATGGGGACTCCTCTTCTAGTGACACTATTATCCTCGACGGATTTTTTTTGCAACGCTGAGGTTGCAAGATTATCTCTCCACGAAACCAATTCTAGACCGAATACTTTATCGTCTTTTGAATTGTTACCCATATAACAAATTTGAAAATATTCTGGGAATTCAGGAAGTAGCGTGAGAATATAATCATGAGGCAAACCGAGATCGAATCGTATCAAGTCAACAATATCGAAAGGAATCTTTTTAGCTCGTGTGAGCATTAACAGTTTTGCTAATCTTCCAGCCACGTCTTTTTTGTAACGAGAAGAGTTAAGAATCTTAGATTCTTCATTGTGAATGGTTAAAGCCTGTGGGGTGAGTTTAACGCGAGGGAGGGAGAATGGTTGTGTGGATTGAAAGATTTCAAAAACGGAAGGGTATTTTTGGAAGAAATTAGTGGCGGTTGTAGGGAGATTGAACGGGGTTTTGTAATTGGATACAGTCGATAAGGGTATCGTTTTTGAGGGTTGGGAGACGATCAAGTTTTTGAGAGA
The window above is part of the Rutidosis leptorrhynchoides isolate AG116_Rl617_1_P2 chromosome 1, CSIRO_AGI_Rlap_v1, whole genome shotgun sequence genome. Proteins encoded here:
- the LOC139885737 gene encoding protein WHAT'S THIS FACTOR 9, mitochondrial: MRVFQMSLSMCSFAPNKHLYHCLYLQPFRTFVDARVKWVRDAYLDFAVEKEKNLKQIISLKNLIVSQPSKTIPLSTVSNYKTPFNLPTTATNFFQKYPSVFEIFQSTQPFSLPRVKLTPQALTIHNEESKILNSSRYKKDVAGRLAKLLMLTRAKKIPFDIVDLIRFDLGLPHDYILTLLPEFPEYFQICYMGNNSKDDKVFGLELVSWRDNLATSALQKKSVEDNSVTRRGVPIKFPINLPKGFDLEKKVRIWVHEWQNLPYISPYEDAFFLSPNSDQAEKWTVAVLHELLHLFVSKKTEKENLLALGDYLGFGPRFKKALVHHPGIFYVSNKIRTQTVVLREAYKKDLLAERHLLMGMRYRYLHLMNQKVKIKRSYGLHRVNDNYKHIGSSTKGS